CACTGCAGCCAGGGCAAAAGGCTGAAGCACTCACGCAACGGTTCAGTGTTTATATCTTGAGATATTGCATCTTTGTTGGGCCTATATACAATGCTCAGCCGAAGTTTTACTACTTCAGGATCTTAGTATTTTGTCTAACAAAATCAACATTGAAAGTTACGCAAGACAAAAATATGGCATGATGCGCGCATGCACTTACCTGTAGTTGCTCATGAAGAAACTTGATGTACTTGATCGTCTCAAACAGCACCGATGATGTATCAGTCTGGCAAAAATGCAATGTTCAGGGCGAGTTAACAGCGAATAAAAAGGAACGAACAGAATCCAGCTTTGCATTAGGAGAACTTGCAGTAAGAATCTTGTACCTTCCCGAAAGGTGACACGATCTGCTGCAGTGCTGTGATCTTCTCTCCCAGCTTCACTATGGGCGCTTGAGCCTGCGTTTGAAACAAAATTGCCAAATTCTTGCTCAAAAACCCCGGGCTTTTTACTTGGTCATCTGTAATTTCGCAGGATTACCTTGGGTGGCGACGCCTTGCGGGAAGCCTCCTGCTTCGATTTCTTCGCGTTTCCTCCAACTCCAACCCTCTCCTCTGATCTCCTCCTCGTGGCTACACTTGCTGCTCCAGTTCCACTGCTGCTACTGCCCATCCCCTGCAAGAATCAAGCTCTGAATTCGACAGATTTCACCTGTTCACATCTGTAAGCATCGCAGACGATCGAGAAGCTGTACTTTGCCATTAGCAAGTCAACCTTACCGGCCTAATATCTTGCTCATGTCTACTGCTGTTGCTAGACATGAATTCTGAAGCTGGCCTGTGGTCACCAAAAGAACCGGCATCCGGCGGCAGGCACCCCACGCCGAAAGAAGAAGACTCCGTTGGTCTTCCAGATCCCATGCCGGAATAACCCAGAGCAGTCTGAATCTCCACCAGGGTAGGGATCATTTGCTGCAGAAATGATGAAGCCGTGGGAGCTCCAAACCCCTGCTGCAGGCTGCAGTCTGCTGGTTTCACCTCGTGATCGTAGCGTGGCGCGCAGCCCACGCTGCTCCCGTGCGCCGCGCTGTTCCCCGAGTACAGACGGTCTGCGCTGCCGAGGCCGTAGgcagctgcgccgccgcccgtgttgccagccgccgccgacgccgcggcgCCCACCGGCCCTGCGAGGTAGTCGCACGCCGCGGGGACGTCCTCGAACATCTCCGGCACCACGTTCCTCGCCCCGAGCAGGGAAAGGAAGTTCTCCCTGCTATTGACAATAGTGCACGACGTCAGATTGTCAGTTGGCATGCACCGATCAGCAGCAACCATGTGTTGTTAGACgtgtgcatatatatatatagacacaCACACTTACTGGGCGCTCTGGTTCCAGACATGGTCGGGGACGTGCTCGCTCGGCAGGCGCGGCGAGTCGGccgctgccggcggcggcgagaggtGCGCGCCGACGGCTTCGCCGGCTCCGGCGACGAACGTGCCGGCGTAGGGGCTCCAGGAGGGGAAGGGCGCGTGCGCTTGCATCTGGCGAGGAGGAGACTCCCACATGCCGGTGCTTGGTGGAGTGGTGGAGCGGCCGCGACCAGCTGGTGCGTTGTCTTGGGCCATGAAATATACCGGTGAGCTACTGAGCTAGCTGTGCCTGCTGCGCCGCAACACTTGCATGCCCGTGCGGCGTGCATGCGTTACTGTGTGTGGGCGTATGGTGCGGAAGACGCCAGAGTGAGTGGACCAGGTTGACGGCGGATGGGGGTCGTTTTTTGTTGGTGCGCGCCGCATGGAGAgcttttctttctcctcttAGAGGTGCGGGCTTTCGAGGATGATATGCTGTCGTGTCGTCGGCATGACGTGATCGTTTCGACAGTACCTGCTCAGTCTCAGCTTCTCGTGTGATTTGTAATCAGCAGTTGGGCAGAAACTGCAAGAAGTTGTGCCGATTCCATCTAGCACGTCAAAATTAGAGTTTCTGGCCTCCTCGTTTCAAAGGATTATGGTGATTTTTTTTTCCTAAAACGAGCACACATACGCACACTGACACACACACTCGTCTGCTCTCACAGACTCGTTGCTCCCTGCTCGCGCTTGTCTTGTAATAGGCCACCTCCTCGCTCTCCGGTGACACCTCACCGCGCTTGGTACGGGCCGGGGCACGAACATACTTTTCCTCATAGCCACTTTTGACAAAATAGAACAACTTATCGTAGGAGGAAGAAGACAATTCGGAGGAATGTTCCGGTGGCAAATGATTATGTGATGAATGATAAGCTAATGGTCCACGAAAAGTACCCGAACAATGCAACCTCTCGCGGTCCCGTTCTCCATCACCCCTCGCGCATGTTCAGCTGCAAGCACGCGCGTGCTCACGCATACCGCGTAGGTAAAGTATGTTCAGCCACGACGGGAAACATGTCACAAGAGCCTCTCACTTCAAGACAGTTTCTGCAGGGCATCACTATTCCGCTAGAATGAACGGACAACAATGACGATAAGGTTGCAAGTTACTACGGATAGTATAGACAGTTGACGAGGGTCCTTTGGTAAAGAAAAGAAGGCATATATGTACCAAAAGGATCTTTCTTTCAAAAGGAACCACATTACCTGGACAAGTGGAAGGCTGAGCAAAGCCGGGGCAACGCAATGCCGAGTCATGTATGACATCGCCTTACGTTCAATTATAAAAAATGATCAAGTTATAACAAACTGGACTCTTGTTCCCTCACAAGCATAGGTTGGATACCATCATATAAAGATTATACAGTAGCATGATGGTCATTACTTAATGATGGTACTGGCAATTAAACTCTGGTCCAGGATATTCTTGGACAAGACTGCAGCTTCAGTGGGTCGGTGGCAAAGGGATGGTATCATCATATATTGGCCTGTGGGGTTGCATGCCTATGCACCTTTTGCGAGCCATACGGTAGGAAGGCACTGGCCTGCACAGGTAGAAAGACCTTACCATTGTGGTCGTGTTGGTGCACCAGGGAGATTTCAAGGCTGCAACCGAGTACTTCTAGCCTCTAGAGTGTACCATGTGGATGCAAGGAAAGAAGCGTCTGAACATGCCATGGCAATTGGAGAACTTTTTAACCTGGAGCTCCGCAGCAGAAATCAGAATACACAAATTACCATTCtgatgaaaaaaaaagaagaaataaCATGGAAATGATGTCTCCAGCAGACCAACTGCAAAAGAACAACAAAATGCTGTGATTTGCGTCACCTTACAACAAACAGAAATGTAACACACATGGCAGCAGAAAATAGCTTCCGCTAGTCATCACTACCCCATCTGATAGTTAGTTAGTAACCTGAAATTTTACAGAATTTCAATGTTCCACGCGATGTCCCCCAACCATGAGTTTAAAGTCTAAACTCTGGTGTCAGGTTGTCATACTCTGAAGAGAGCTAACTTAGACATTACAGAAACCTATCGTGAACCATGCAGTACAGAGGCCATATGGAGTTAAAACGACTATATAGCGGGTGGCAAGCCTGTAATTTTAACCTGTGTGTCCCATTATTACAGGGAGGATACAGGTGCATACAGCCTGTATTCTAAATTTCCAAGCTACGACAGTCAATTGACCAGCATGAATTCTATCTAGAGCTGAAAAAAATACAGATTTGTTTGGAGCTAATATTTAAGTACATTTGGAAAGGTGATAATCTCcagtagaaattcaataaaacgGTATCTTTGTTTCTCAACTCTCAGCATTCAGAAAGTAAACAGAACTTGGAGCACTGGAGGCTCCCTACCTTACTAATGTAACATGAACTCCCACCATTATTCTTTACAAAAGCATTCCACTTACCCTACCAGTCTGATTCACAAATACTGGTGATTGAGTTAACAGGTGGGACGGGAAGTATCTcaaataatgatctataaaacTACCACCATTAGCTGCCAGAGACAGTACCTCTTTCTGGTTTTGGATGTAATCTTCATCAAAAGGGAACATTGAGAAAGGGACAGCAGGCCCTTTTCATAAGGTATTTGTTCAATAGCTTATTAAAAAAAAAGACCCATCTTGGACGACAACAAACGGTTACCATGATGCCATTTGTATTCTCAGATGATTACATGATCAAATGTCAACTCAGATGTGGAACCAGAGTTGTCAGTATGACCTTGATGAGAGATCCAAGGAATTCATCATGACTTAGCAGTTACTAGAAGCTATCACAACTAACAATGAAGCACTTTCAAGCGGTGGACATAAGAGTCCTCCAACTTTCAGAAAGAGACGAGACAAAGCGTGGATATCCAGCACTAAGCATGTGCACCATTTATTCTAATTGAGGTGAATAAGAGATAAAGTGCATCAAGAACTCACAGTACAGTTGTATGACCAGCAAGCCGGATGCACCTTTATTTACTCTATGTTGACCCCCTTCCGAGTCAAACACTAGGGACAAAGGTCATCTAGAAAGATGACGGATGCAAAGGCCTCTTAGTGAGAAGTGGCACCTCAGGAAGGTGGGAACTGACAATGACAAATGAAAGCAGTATCTTCCAGCAAGGGAGATTTGATACTCGATTGAATTTTCAGTTGTGGTGCGTAGGAACAAAATCACTACAAAGCTTTTTATAAATTTTGGAAAGTTGAAAGgacttttttatatatatacagAGTGCATAATCACAATTTTTAATTTTCAAATAATGCAGGCTAGACAGGAAACTTCTTTTAGATCTATGTGTCCTAGAATCAAGCCTTTTCAGCTGTGCtcaaacagcagcagcaaccatGTGGCCAGTTATCCTTGCTGGCTGCTTAGAAAAGCATATATGATATGTAGAATTATAAATCACCATGATGATACTTGTACTACTGGCACTACACATGACAAAAGGACTGGTAATAGCCAGAAAAATAAAGATACCTGGAGATTTGAGCATCCATCTACAATGCAACCCTCCCGAACCTTATTGCCTTTATAGTCCAGTAAAAGCACAACTACACAACACAATCATAAGTGAACAGAATGTTACTTACCAAAGGAAGCAAGATAAGTCATGACAGGACAATTCACCAACAGCTATGAGCATGAAAGTAGAGTAAAAGCTATTTTGCCCTTTCGGAAACTTCTCATTCAGTGGAATAACCAATATCCCTACCAGGCTAAAGTAGTCAAGACAAGTGCTGAAGTCACGATCATGGTGGATGCAAAAGAGCTGAGAGTAAGTTGATGGAACCAAAACAGGATAGATAATATTCATTCATTCAAAACAATAATGCCAATCCATGAATCACACCAGAAAATAAACATACAACATGCAACGGAAATTTACAGTGGAAGGATAAATCCATTCAACTGAGAGAATTGGTTTGGACCAGATACAGTCaaaaaggagggggggggggggggggggggttaatACGGTACAAATTAGGAATAAGTTATTACTCAAGAAAGGTACAAACATAGGAAAAGGTAACTGACATGCAGTTGAACTGTTGAAGCATTATTGTGGTACAACTAaaaagatgcaataaattaGTATGCAGCTCAATCTTAAGTGAGGATCCATGCCCACCCCATAAGAAAATGTTGACCAGACAACTTAGACCAAGTATAAATTGCAAGCTTAGTGACACTAACAGCCAGGTTAAAAATAAGCATGTTCAGTAGTTACCATAAAACATAAGCATGTTCAGTAGTTACCATAAAACCTGCAAAAATGAACCTTTTGTCTTACATAAGAATATGTTGTGCCATCCATAGTCTGTCAATACAGTTCTGTTCAATATTGCAGGCATGTGCACTGAACTCTACTACAGTTATACAGAAACAGAATCTAAACTGTTCTTAAGATGCAACGCTCGAGATCATATTGCAGGTAAACATCACTTAATGTGGTAAGAAGATAAAGATCAATACACCATATAGTTGTTACTCAATGTCACCCTATGTTCTCTATCAAGTGGATGAGTAGTAGCGC
The sequence above is drawn from the Panicum hallii strain FIL2 chromosome 7, PHallii_v3.1, whole genome shotgun sequence genome and encodes:
- the LOC112898863 gene encoding uncharacterized protein LOC112898863 → MAQDNAPAGRGRSTTPPSTGMWESPPRQMQAHAPFPSWSPYAGTFVAGAGEAVGAHLSPPPAAADSPRLPSEHVPDHVWNQSAHRENFLSLLGARNVVPEMFEDVPAACDYLAGPVGAAASAAAGNTGGGAAAYGLGSADRLYSGNSAAHGSSVGCAPRYDHEVKPADCSLQQGFGAPTASSFLQQMIPTLVEIQTALGYSGMGSGRPTESSSFGVGCLPPDAGSFGDHRPASEFMSSNSSRHEQDIRPGMGSSSSGTGAASVATRRRSEERVGVGGNAKKSKQEASRKASPPKAQAPIVKLGEKITALQQIVSPFGKTDTSSVLFETIKYIKFLHEQLQLFSEPYMTKSAHEGHVPFGGEEKEKTGTGHESGLRGRGLCLVPVSLTSQAYHDDTLPDCWTPAYRSCLYR